In the Chaetodon trifascialis isolate fChaTrf1 chromosome 15, fChaTrf1.hap1, whole genome shotgun sequence genome, AGTTGGCAGGGATGAAAATCAGATATGTAAGGAGGGAGACTGCTGGTCTTCTTATCACTGTGGTTGAATGAGGTTCTACTCAACAATTTTAAAATTGGCTCATTCACTGTGTTTCCAGGTTTACTGATTACTTACTGACTTTATTATCTTTGCACAGAAAAAAGGTAATTAAGTGATAAATTCCAACATTTCTTTAAGCACTACTTAAAGCAGATCTATGCATTTTTATCTGACAGGATTGAGTTCAGACTTGTGTTGTGctgagagtgatggagagatgCTCCAGCTCTGACCATGCCAGGTGGCCACTGTGACTTTCAGgtgaaacagacacaggtgcatGTTCAGACATGAGCCCTACATGTACATGAAATCAATGTACAGAGGTACATGTCTGAATGGGGTATTAGTGCTTATgaagaaatgctgaaaatgaaagagaacaattcctctgaggatgaggaggtcacctttttggcatttttgacTATTTCTACTTATTTAGGAACGGTGAGTTTCACAAGCACTATGTTCTTTGTTTCTACCAGCTTCTTTGACTATTTTATTTGTTCTATTTAAATCAGTGACAGCAGCGTAATATTCAAAACACCTGTCAGCATAATATTATACCGTTCAACAGTatcacaaactgcagcctgcaAAATGATCATAGAGTTGAATCAACAGTTTCAACAGAAACGGAACATTTGAGATTTCTTGAATGGAGGAATTACTGCAGGACTGATGGAtcagactgcattagttttagctagaTAGACCTAATAAACAGGACACACTGAGTTCGAAGGCTCTGTAACCATTTGATAGTAAAATAAATGCTGATATTTGGGAAAGTGATCAGCTTTTCTCAACTGTATCAGAGAGTCAGTTAGGCCGAGATCGCAGTCTTTTTGTTTGCATGAATGCTTTGTCGCGCTTATAAGTTAGACCTGTTGTGGGAGAGCTACAGATAACAGTTAGCACTTCTGGATGCTCACAGGAGGAAACTCGTTCTCGTCATCCAGACATACAGGTCCAGCAGCAAACTCGTGCTCTGGAATGACTTCGCCTCTCTTTGCTCCGCCATCTTCAGAGTAGCCTGGGTAGAAACAGGTGAAGGAGGCCAAGAAATCATTAGAGGATGATCTTTACTTTATACAGGCAGACCTCGCTCTCAATTAAGCTTTTGTGAACATTTAAGGAGTTTCCATCAGGTCTGCTCTGATTCGACCGCATCAGGGCTGAAGTGTGCTCCAAAAGACAAAAGTGTACATACATGTTGAGATAGAAGTTCACCCATGCCTGCtttcacacctccacacacctggACAATTGCTCCATAGAGTCCATGTGAATGTCAGATTGTACATTTCAGTAAGTTGTCAGATGGAGCCCCCACTGCCACCCAATTCCACTGTGAAAAACAggtttcagatgctgtttgaagcatactgagaCCACATTTTAACAAGCTGAAGGTGGAGAATGGCTCCATTGGAAAGATGCTATTATATGCATCTTACTAACATAAATACATGATTCACAGGCTTACTGaaaccaaacagaaaacatcagccAACACTGGCAGCCTACATGAGTTTATTTTACAGTGGGAGCCACAGATTTGGTGGAAATCAGCTGGATTCTTCAGTAGATGTGGCCTTAACTTGgctttttcagcagcacagtttgTTTAGATAACTGACATCCTGAATGAGCTGAACTGAGGAGTGAAGACAAACCCTTCCTGTTACACACACTGAGGAAATGTCTGCGGCTACTAACCGGTGAGGGTTGCAGTGACGGGACCAGAGGCTGGTAAGGCAGCAGTCGCAGCGTAGGATGGACAAGCCTGTGCCggctctgtgacctctgacGGTTCCAACCCTGCTCCTTCATCCTGGTCATCATCAACACCAAAAAGCctaagagaggaagaaaaagaagaaagcaagAATAGGAGTAAATCAACTTTACACTTACATGCCATATTTTCCATAGTGTGCCACAAAAAAGGTCACTCGAGGTGGCCAAGCGGCTTCTCAGCATGTAGTGACAACACTTCCTTACTTCCTACTTCCATTCAGCTATGAATTCTACAGTTTGAGTAGGCAGAGCTTTGGATTTGTAAATGTATCTTGAATAAAGTCATAGCTGTTGAAACATTGATTTATGAATTAAAAGATTAAATGAGAGCACAGGgtttcccctccctccttcttgtTAAGCCTACTGCTCAACAttcaccccaccccacccgtgtGCAATCATCTGCTGCCTCACCTGTGTTTGTGGGCCAACATGCACTCGCCTCCATCCAGTGGATCCACGTTGTAGATGAACAGCTGGCCGTCAGCTGTGGCCACCAGCAGCCGTGGAAGCTTTTGGATTCTGAAACATCACAGTATCCATGTCAGTTGTTTTGGTCCAGCCAAAAACAAGAGTCTCAAACCGCTTAAAATCTCATGGGTTAAAAACACAACTACTTCAGTCAAAGATGCACTTATAAGAACGCAAAGACAGAACAACTGAGtttaatgtaaaaatgcatCCCCTCATTTCTAAAGACCACAGAGAAGCTCACATAGCCAGGGTGCAGACGTTCTTCTGGCCGGATGTGAGGAGGTGAACGGTGGCGAAGGCCCGGTCCTGGTTCATCATGCCAGATACCTGAGCAGGGAAgtagctgctggctgctgagaACATCTTACCCACGTAGGCTGTCCAGGTAGCGGCATCATCCCCTCCACTAGAGACAGGGTAACATGTTCCTTTAGAACAAGTTCATCCTTTGGCTTGACTTATGCTTTCGTGAGTACAATGTGTTCAAATCTGACAGAACCAGAGGCCAAAACCTCAAAGAATTCAAGCCAGGTTGTAATAATTTTCCTTAAACACAGCACCTAGTAGGGGACAGGCATACAGGTTCTTGCCTCATGGTCAAATTAAGTGTTtccagtgtgcatgtgtacctTGGTCCTAGTTGCTCCAGTTTAAAGATATgcactgtctctgtgttgctggATGCACAGAGGAAATGGCCATCAGGGCTGAAGGATAAAGAGCTTATATTGACgtacctgcagacagacagacccacatgaacacacacacatacacacacttggaTAACAATCAATAATTGAACGTGTATAATTAACTTGGAGCATTAGTAGGCTATTAGCTGAAACCTCTCACACCATCAGTGTACTCAGCTCTTGGGTATTGCAGCCAGCACAGATCATCAACTAGAAATGAGTCATCAGTGTGTAATAAAGTCTCCGGGCATTAGTGCATGCACAACAATGTGCCTGCAAGGCAGTGCTGCAACACTGACTCCATATGCATTGATAGCATTGTTGTTAATTAGTGAGGCTCATGCATTGGCTAGTATATTTCTTTTGCAGAGTGCAGATGTAAGATGATGTGTTTGAACTCTGACCTCTTCATGCCTCGGCGAAACTCAAACAGACGCAGGCCTTCAGGAATGGAGAACACCCGGATGACGGTGCCCTGAAAAGACAGACAACTAGTGAGGTGCTAGTTTCACAGTGGTTTACCAGTATGACACGTTTTCTAGCTTGGCATGCATATACACATACTCTATATAGAAAAATGATGTATTTATATTGTGCCACATTTATTGGGAAGTATAAAGGAAAATGGAAGTGGTGGCAGTGGAAGAAAAGTTCCAGAAAAGTCCTAGAAATCATATGAGAATTCATCCAATGGGAACCTTGAATATCCACAGCAAACTGAAAGGAAATTGAGCCTTAGCATCTGAATTGACGGCCTGATGGTAATGTAAAAGAAAGTACCCTCTCTGAGGCGCTGGCCAGTTTAGTAGCCGTGGCGTTGAAGGTGAGAGCTGCCAGAGGACTGTCATGAGCTGGGATCATTGTCACTGTGTTCTGAAACAACCAGGAGGacgacagaggagacagaggagacagagtgtTAGTCCATACCGATATAATGGTCATGTCACTAAGACAAGCTCCATTCCTATCTAGCTGCACACAGAGGCATCCAATTGACACACTGGACGTTTCTACTAACAAGCACAATGTGTGCATGAAATCCTGAAACagccttcttcctctgtgctatAGAACTCCACTGTTGTTCAAAAACTATTAGAAAGACATcaaatgagccacactgttacactggatgacgtgttccttcattaccataaacacacacactttatttttactcaatcccacatacaccatcctgTTGCCCAAAATACTCACAAGAGCATATTTTCAATATTACCAGACAATATTAGCTTCTTATCACAGATACAGCAGTACTGGTGTTAGGGATGGGTATGGACAGAAGCAAGGAGTTGCAGTACATACATTTTAGGAAAGTATTAGTAATCCTTATCAAAATATTTGTTTATAGTATTTGTTTAGGTTCAAAAAATTATATGGGCTGATATATTCTTATTAGATTTAACTCCACATGGCACTGGCCAGTTTATTCTTATGATGTATTTGTATGGCACCTGCCTGCATGTATTCTTATCTTCCCAGTTAAAAACATGACAGGTTTGATCATGTTGGGCCAAACTTGCTGTGTTGTATGAAACAACAGAGAGTGGAAGGAATGTTTTCTGTCTGGCTGAGTTCACATGAACAGCCAGCGTGTGGCAGAGATCAGCTGACAGCTTTCCAGGTAAGAAGAAACCTGAGGTAGTCTGAATCTGAGCAAACTTCCAAACAGGACATGATTTGGCCTGGCAGTGGAGGAACAATAAGAGCTGGTTGCTATGAGCAAACAACACATACTGGAAGAAACGGAGAACCTGAATGACATGTGGGTCCAAAGAAGCCCCCTCCTACCTGAGTCACACCATTAGCTCAAAGATCCCCTCCCGCTATGTGTTCAGTGGTCCCTCCAGCTCACTGATACACTATACTGTGTATTTTAGGACACCCTGAAACCTCAGCATCAGTTCTCAGGAAGAATATGCTGAAGTTTCAGGTGTagtaaaaacagacagcagggaAGGTGCCATCAGCGCGTCAGACAAACAAGTATCAGAACATcgagagaggagaagatgacCTCAGATAAAACTGCTTCAGTGAAAACAGTATCACTGCGACCCCTGAGTCAACTTGTGTTGTGGCAATAAGTTCAGTTTGAGGCGTGAAGACCTTCAGTTTAACAGTTCTGATGGcctgtgtttgtatttacagGAGGAGTCTGTCTTAACCTAACCTCACTAAAGCATGCTTCATAAATAATAAAGTGATGAGGTCACTAGTTACTGCAACTATGTAAACCTAACAAACTATATGTAAACTTTACATAAAACTTTATGTCAAATGGAACAACTCAATAGCTCCCAGTGTCCTAATATCAGCATATACTTCATGCCAATGTTTACATTGTTAACAGCCTTTAAATTATGAATTTTTATACTTATTTTATGACTTCTGATAGCTCATCCCAAGTGATACCGTGCCTCATTCTCAGCCATGTAAAAGTCATTGTCAATTTTTCTAGCCAATGCAGACTTGCTATATATGTTGGTATTGTGTAATAGATAAAAGATTTTGTGAATTTATTTATCCTAAAAACAAAGGTTAGTACTGTGTATTAGTGAGAAAGTCTATTGACATTAAAAGATAAAGTGATATATTGGTTTTCTTGTTTTAACTAGATACATACGAGTCATATGATAACGTGAAATGTTTTTGCTGGAATAGTGAAGAGGAAGCTGAGAAGATGTTTGGTCACAGCGGCTTCAACACGCTGCTGTAGGAAGGCAATTTCAACACACAGTTACAGAATCATTTTACCACTAAGAATATGAAAAACGGCGTTTGGCTGCACTTAGCCACTAGCTATTACTAGCTTTTACTAAGTTTTAAATTACAATTCAGGCTCATGGTGAGGACTTAGCATGTTCTTATGCTATGAATTCTATGGCATATGCAAAGTCTGTGGAAACTGAATGAATACAGTAGACAATGTACCTGCAGTAAAATTAGCTGACTCAGTTTTAAAGCACTGAGGAGGGAAGACTGCAGCATAATGTTTGAGGTGGTCTgtgatgacatgttttcttACCAAATTGTTGGCATCATATACTATGATCTCCCCAATAGTGGCACTGCCGGGGTACGCCAGGTAGGAGCTGGAATGGTTGACAGAAAGAGCACAGAGACCTGCgagaggacagaaaggagaaggaagaaaTGTCAACTTGAAGAGctgttaatggtgaatatgagTATTCTCATGCAGGGAACTCAACCATCACTTTGTGTGCAGAGGACTAACACTGCTGAACCACTCACATACCcaaacaagcagaaacagaGTAAACGATGTGAAGAGGggtgagcacagagagaggCTCAGGGCTCAGTGTGATTACAGGGATCCAGTGTAAAGGACTGACACACAGGCCGATCAGCTGATGATGTTCCACTCTGTGTGACTTGCATTAGCCACTGATTGCATGCAGCTCAGAGCCTTATGTCAGGCTTTGCATTGATATGCCACTGATGTTAGGGTCATGCCGCTCTGTCAGCATGGATTCAACATATGCAGCATCGATTTGTAAATGTGCCACTGCTGAGTAATACTTGATACTCCTCATCATTTGTGTTCCACCAGTGTCAGGTGGCACTTTTCACAATAATATACTAATAGTGTGGCACTATTATGTGTCATTCGCCAATTCTTTATGGTATGCCATTTGACAAGCGATACGCTGCTGCTGACTGGTATATGGCACAAGAAAATATCCCTCGCATTCTACTTGCACGCCTGCCTTGTACTGTTCTGATACTAACATGCCACTGCTGACAACTGGTACGCAGCCACTGTGTgccaaataaaaacagaatgcttGTGCTCCAATGCTTGtgtattattgtttgttttaatgattgTATTTTTGCCTATTTAAACATCAAGCAGTTGCAGAACAACATCATCACTGATTTGGAGTCATATTTGTGTCCAGCTGGTGAACGTGAGTCAATACTCattctcttttagctctgttttggacCCCACCAACTGCTTAGGGGAACTTCTGGCTCTGTAGCAGCTAACTATTCAGCAGCTAGTTTCTAAATGTTCCGGGCTGTTGTTCGGTGCTGAGTGGGGGATATACAGTGGGTTTAGTAGAGCTTTtccaatgaaaacagctgcctgctgctggccAGAAACGAAGCTATGAAAGTGAACAGTAAAgctggaaggatggatggaaaacCGAAACAAGTTAAAAGCTGCTATAAAACTTGGTCGAGCTGTGGGAAAGTGCAGAGCTGGGTGACATTTTCTGTGGATTTGTCCTAAAAACGACCTCTTTCACATACAAGTAGTCATACGATCGttaacataaaaatacagattACAGCTTGTTTAAAACAAGCTATGCAACGTGTCTTGGTATTAACGTCTTACCTGAGGGGTTGGACGGAGTGTTGAGAAGAGTCTTGAGCAGCTTCATGTCTTTGATGTTGTGGATATAAATGGACTCTTCAAGGCACACCACAAGCCTCTGCAAAACACATTGTTCACTTCATGATAACACGCACAGATTCCATTACTGTCAATGGTCCGTCTGTTGTGTCATAACAGCGAGCTTACGGGCACGTGGaccccatccatccattcattttctataccgcgtatccccttcggggttgcggggggtgctggagcctatcccagctgtcaatgagcgagaggcggggtacaccctggaccggtcgccagtcgatcgcagggcacaaacacacaaccattcacactcacactcacacctaggggcaattttacagtcaccaattaacctaatgagcatgtttttggtctgtgggaggaagccggagtacccggagagaacccacgcatgcacgggaagaacatgcaaacttcacacagaaaggcccgacctgggaatcgaaccggcaaccttcttgctgtgaggcagctATCAATTATTAGTTATCAGAATTCAGTGCTGAACATGTCTGTCAGGGATGCACCCGAGCAAACAAAGATGGGTGTTATTCAGAGATGCTTTCAGAGCTTCTTTAATACTTGTATGGATTTGGGTGCAAcatatttttcctttctgttctTGACATCACCTGCCAACAGGAAGTTAattcaaccaatcagcttgGTTTACATGCAGGGCTGAacaacatgtcagtgtgtgaattGCTTCCTGCATGTGATGAATTCTATGAATTCATGAATATGCAAAGGTTGTGTGTATGACATGAGCTAGCTAACCTGTCTGTTGAGCTTGACTGCCAGGATGTTGTTGGGGTAGCTGTAGTTGCAGATCTCCGTCCCCTTCTTGAAGTGGTAGATGTTCATGCGGTGCGGCATGGTGGCGCTCACCACGACTACCAGACTGCTAGAGAACAGACGCTCCACGATGTAGACATCTGGGGTCTCTGCTGGTGGAGAACACGGAGcaagcagacaggaagtaatGGTGACATCTCTTTAATGTCGACTTCTCCAAACTATCACTTGCACCCAAGAGGCAGATATTAAATGAACGCAAAGCTCTCCTCAagagaaatatgttttttacACTGCATGAcactaaaatgtatttttcaagCACAAGACATCATGTTTTTCTTGCAGCACGGTAAACAGTGTCATCAAATGGTAGTATTTTAGATGTGCATGcatcattttacacacattatTCCATCCTGACATACAGTTTTTGGTGCCTTTGGAAAGTTCTGAGGGTTTGTCCAGTAAAGCTGCAGAGGTTTGCTACATTAAGGGTTCAGCTTGCTTCAAACTAGCTCATATGAAGTAACTCTGAACACATACGGCAAAGTATTTGTATCTGTTCTGATTGGCCACACTCAAAAGCGAGGTGAAAGGCCTGACTTCGTACAGACAACTGGCACACAATGAACTGTAAAAGTGGTGTTAACAAGGCACGCTTTCAAATAGTCTCTCTGTGAAGAGTCCATGTTGTTGCAGTCTGTTGTATGAGCTGTTGTGACAGAAATCGTAATCTAAACAATAGAACAAATAGCTAAATAATGTcagaattattttctttttgcattacACTGCATTACATGGACGGATTATGAGACAATAGGTCCCTTGACACAGACATGCTTCAtgagagcaagacagagagagagagagagagagagagagagagacagagacagagacagagacagacagacagacagacagacagacagacagacagacagacagacagacagaactaCTCTTTCAGcgacaaaactgaaaaactgcagctgaacttCAGTATGTGGTTCACAGTGCATATGAAGAGAGGCAGCTTcctgtgacagaaaacacacactgacactcctCTGCACAGCACATTATGCAAACTATAGGAAGCCATCAAAG is a window encoding:
- the wipi1 gene encoding WD repeat domain phosphoinositide-interacting protein 1 isoform X2 — translated: METGEGAGGPGGPDGPGLRFGCASFNQDSTSLALGTKTGYKLFSLTMVEKLDCIHESETPDVYIVERLFSSSLVVVVSATMPHRMNIYHFKKGTEICNYSYPNNILAVKLNRQRLVVCLEESIYIHNIKDMKLLKTLLNTPSNPSGLCALSVNHSSSYLAYPGSATIGEIIVYDANNLNTVTMIPAHDSPLAALTFNATATKLASASERGTVIRVFSIPEGLRLFEFRRGMKRYVNISSLSFSPDGHFLCASSNTETVHIFKLEQLGPSGGDDAATWTAYVGKMFSAASSYFPAQVSGMMNQDRAFATVHLLTSGQKNVCTLAIIQKLPRLLVATADGQLFIYNVDPLDGGECMLAHKHRLFGVDDDQDEGAGLEPSEVTEPAQACPSYAATAALPASGPVTATLTGYSEDGGAKRGEVIPEHEFAAGPVCLDDENEFPPINWCRDGTGGGQARRS
- the wipi1 gene encoding WD repeat domain phosphoinositide-interacting protein 1 isoform X1, which translates into the protein METGEGAGGPGGPDGPGLRFGCASFNQDSTSLALGTKTGYKLFSLTMVEKLDCIHESAETPDVYIVERLFSSSLVVVVSATMPHRMNIYHFKKGTEICNYSYPNNILAVKLNRQRLVVCLEESIYIHNIKDMKLLKTLLNTPSNPSGLCALSVNHSSSYLAYPGSATIGEIIVYDANNLNTVTMIPAHDSPLAALTFNATATKLASASERGTVIRVFSIPEGLRLFEFRRGMKRYVNISSLSFSPDGHFLCASSNTETVHIFKLEQLGPSGGDDAATWTAYVGKMFSAASSYFPAQVSGMMNQDRAFATVHLLTSGQKNVCTLAIIQKLPRLLVATADGQLFIYNVDPLDGGECMLAHKHRLFGVDDDQDEGAGLEPSEVTEPAQACPSYAATAALPASGPVTATLTGYSEDGGAKRGEVIPEHEFAAGPVCLDDENEFPPINWCRDGTGGGQARRS